From a single Brassica oleracea var. oleracea cultivar TO1000 chromosome C5, BOL, whole genome shotgun sequence genomic region:
- the LOC106294736 gene encoding filament-like plant protein 4: MDRKSWPWKKKSSEKSVTVTEALDQHQENGKKPSYIQISFDQYSHFNALKDEVHKYEGQVTNLEDQIKDLDSKLSTANAEIAAKEVLVKQHSKVAEEAVTGWEKAEAEASALKTHLETVTLAKLTVEDRAAHLDGALKECMRQIRSLKEENEQKLHDVISTKTNQMDKLRDEFESKIGEFEQELLRSAAENDALSRSLQERSNMLMRISEEKSQAEAEIEHLKNSIESCEREINTLKYETHVITKELEIRNEEKNMSMRSAEAANKQHLEGVKKIAKLEAECQRLRTLVRKKLPGPAALAQMKLEVESLGRGEYGDHRQRRSPARPSSPLMSPMSHQMSEFSLDKFHKENDLLTERLLAMEEETKMLKEALAKRNSELQVSRNLCAKTANRLQTLEAQVMSKTSPTKSGFDIFSHQNASNPPSMASMSEDGNEDARSLMSELSQTNKDKNSAKMKKTDSANQLELMDDFLEMEKLACLPNNDSDAEVSPAMQLKKRISTLLQSLPKDAASKKILAEVQCAIEDAGGAKLPSECHEPEEKDVAMSNETTEEKVTTAEVMTQELAHPLAQIYNFVTYLSKEATQCQDTFSQKVQEFSVTYDGVLSKEKTLEDFLFDLSRVLAEASELKINVLGYNASEVEIHSPDCIDKVALPENKALLRKDSSGEHGCSQSSDSEIPDDCNGTSGYDAKISAAACKFTSEEFEGLKLEKEKAETNLASCEADLEATKSKLHETEQLLAEVRSSLESARKSNGMAETQLKCMVESYRSLETRSAELEIELSSLKGKIENLEDELHEEKENHRNALTKCQELEEQLQSDKQKCPTCSVTEADPKTKQDNELAAAAEKLQECQETILLLGKQLKSMCPPTEHVASSTSQEQTVNQEEDKEDATTNPQEFRTSSPSETPSMPTMRSPVGSKHRHTKSNPLSSSSSGLTPEKHSRGFSRFFSSKAK, translated from the exons ATGGATCGTAAGAGTTGGCCATGGAAGAAGAAATCCTCCGAGAAATCTGTTACAGTCACCGAAGCTCTTGACCAACACCAG GAAAATGGGAAGAAGCCGAGCTACATCCAGATCTCATTTGATCAGTACTCACATTTCAACGCTTTGAAAGACGAAGTTCACAAGTACGAAGGACAAGTTACAAACCTAGAAGATCAGATCAAGGATCTGGACTCCAAGCTATCCACAGCTAATGCAGAGATCGCAGCCAAGGAGGTTCTCGTCAAACAGCACTCCAAAGTCGCTGAAGAAGCCGTCACAG GCTGGGAGAAAGCTGAAGCAGAAGCTTCCGCTTTGAAAACGCATCTCGAAACCGTTACGCTCGCCAAGCTCACGGTTGAAGACAGAGCCGCGCATCTAGACGGAGCGCTCAAGGAGTGTATGAGACAGATAAGGAGTTTAAAAGAAGAGAACGAACAGAAGCTGCATGATGTTATCTCGACTAAGACCAACCAAATGGACAAGCTCAGAGACGAGTTCGAGTCCAAGATCGGCGAGTTCGAGCAAGAGCTCCTCCGTTCCGCAGCCGAGAACGACGCGCTCTCCAGGTCCTTGCAGGAGCGTTCTAACATGCTTATGAGGATAAGCGAGGAGAAGTCTCAAGCGGAGGCCGAGATTGAGCATCTCAAGAACAGTATAGAGTCTTGCGAGAGGGAGATCAACACTCTCAAGTACGAGACCCATGTGATCACCAAGGAGCTTGAGATCCGCAACGAGGAGAAGAACATGAGCATGAGGTCAGCAGAAGCGGCTAACAAGCAGCATTTGGAAGGCGTCAAGAAGATTGCGAAGCTGGAAGCTGAGTGCCAGAGGCTAAGGACTCTTGTGAGGAAGAAGCTTCCAGGTCCTGCAGCACTCGCGCAGATGAAATTGGAGGTTGAGAGTTTGGGGAGAGGAGAGTACGGAGATCACAGGCAAAGGAGGTCACCGGCTAGGCCGTCTAGTCCTCTCATGTCTCCCATGTCGCATCAGATGTCTGAGTTCTCGCTCGACAAGTTTCACAAAGAGAACGATCTGCTGACGGAGCGGTTACTAGCCATGGAGGAAGAGACCAAGATGCTTAAAGAAGCGTTGGCGAAGCGTAACAGCGAGCTTCAAGTGTCGAGGAACCTCTGTGCTAAGACAGCAAACAGGCTCCAGACGTTGGAAGCTCAGGTGATGAGTAAGACTAGTCCAACCAAGAGTGGCTTTGACATCTTCTCTCACCAAAATGCTAGTAACCCTCCTAGTATGGCTTCAATGTCTGAGGACGGTAACGAAGATGCTAGATCTTTGATGTCTGAGCTCTCTCAAACAAACAAGGATAAAAACAGCGCGAAGATGAAGAAGACTGATAGTGCTAACCAGTTGGAGCTTATGGACGATTTTCTAGAAATGGAGAAGCTAGCTTGTCTACCAAATAATGATTCTGATGCTGAGGTTTCACCAGCGATGCAGCTGAAGAAAAGAATCTCCACTTTGCTTCAGTCTCTCCCCAAAGATGCTGCCTCTAAGAAGATTTTGGCTGAGGTACAATGTGCCATTGAAGATGCAGGTGGTGCTAAGCTGCCTTCTGAATGTCATGAACCAGAAGAAAAGGATGTAGCCATGTCAAACGAGACCACTGAGGAGAAAGTGACCACCGCCGAGGTAATGACACAAGAACTGGCTCATCCTCTTGCTCAGATATACAACTTTGTTACCTACCTTTCGAAAGAAGCAACGCAGTGTCAGGACACATTCTCCCAAAAGGTTCAAGAGTTCTCTGTCACATACGACGGAGTCTTGAGCAAGGAGAAGACTCTGGAGGACTTTCTGTTTGATCTCTCACGTGTTTTAGCAGAAGCTAGCGAGCTGAAAATCAATGTGTTGGGATATAACGCATCTGAAGTTGAGATTCACAGTCCAGATTGCATTGATAAAGTCGCTTTACCGGAGAACAAAGCACTTCTTAGGAAAGATTCATCAGGTGAACATGGTTGTTCTCAGAGCTCTGACTCCGAGATTCCGGATGACTGCAACGGAACATCTGGCTATGACGCCAAGATCTCAGCAGCAGCTTGTAAGTTTACTTCTGAAGAGTTTGAAGGACTGAAACTCGAGAAAGAAAAAGCGGAGACCAACCTTGCAAGCTGTGAAGCTGATCTTGAAGCAACTAAGTCAAAACTTCATGAAACAGAGCAGCTTCTTGCTGAGGTCAGATCAAGTTTGGAGTCTGCTCGGAAGTCTAATGGCATGGCCGAGACTCAGCTCAAATGCATGGTGGAATCATATAGATCTCTTGAAACTAGATCAGCAGAGCTGGAAATCGAGCTGAGTTCACTTAAAGGCAAAATCGAAAACTTAGAAGATGAGCTTCATGAAGAAAAGGAGAATCACCGTAATGCTTTAACCAAATGCCAAGAACTCGAGGAGCAATTACAAAG TGACAAGCAAAAGTGCCCGACTTGTTCAGTAACTGAAGCTGATCCTAAAACCAAACAG GACAATGAGCTAGCAGCTGCTGCAGAGAAGCTACAAGAGTGTCAAGAGACTATACTGCTTCTCGGGAAGCAACTCAAGTCCATGTGTCCTCCAACAGAACATGTTGCTTCGTCCACAAGCCAAGAACAAACCGTAAACCAAGAAGAAGACAAGGAAGACGCAACTACAAATCCTCAAGAGTTCAGAACGAGCTCGCCGTCAGAAACACCATCGATGCCTACAATGAGATCTCCGGTAGGGTCAAAACATAGACACACCAAGTCAAACCCATTATCATCGTCCTCGTCCGGACTTACCCCTGAGAAACACTCTAGAGGATTCAGCAGGTTCTTCTCCTCCAAAGCAAAGTAA